The Clostridioides sp. ES-S-0010-02 genome window below encodes:
- a CDS encoding N-acetylmuramoyl-L-alanine amidase — MKKYRLLVTCIIAMGIIIIGTSNPVTNFYKTTNLINSGTTKNEKTDKDENKNIKDKDKDENKSNSKSKNDNKSEDNKSDNKTETQKNKKFLICIDPGHQGKGDSNLEPVAPGSSSQKARVSSGTEGIATKKAEYVLNLEASVVLKNILESKGYNVIMTRETHDVNISNSERAILANEKKADMVVRIHADSLNNSSKTGASILVPEKDGKYTAPIYEDSNRCAEFIKTNMEQAGIQINGIVQRGDLTGFNWSKVPAVLVEMGFMSNYNEDQMMSNPEYQRKMMQCVADGLDEYFK, encoded by the coding sequence ATGAAAAAATATAGATTGTTAGTTACTTGTATAATTGCCATGGGAATTATAATTATAGGTACATCAAATCCAGTTACCAATTTTTACAAGACAACAAATTTAATTAATTCAGGCACTACTAAAAATGAAAAAACAGATAAAGATGAAAATAAAAATATAAAAGATAAAGATAAAGATGAAAATAAATCAAATTCAAAAAGCAAAAATGATAATAAGTCAGAGGATAATAAATCAGATAATAAAACAGAAACTCAAAAAAATAAAAAGTTTTTAATTTGTATAGACCCAGGGCATCAAGGAAAAGGGGATAGTAATTTAGAACCAGTAGCTCCAGGTTCTTCATCTCAAAAAGCAAGAGTATCTTCAGGAACAGAAGGTATAGCTACAAAGAAAGCAGAGTATGTTTTAAATCTTGAAGCATCTGTAGTTTTAAAAAATATATTAGAATCTAAAGGTTACAATGTAATAATGACTAGAGAAACACATGATGTAAATATAAGTAACTCAGAAAGAGCAATACTTGCTAATGAGAAAAAAGCAGATATGGTTGTAAGAATACATGCAGATAGTTTAAATAATTCTTCAAAGACTGGTGCATCTATATTAGTTCCTGAGAAGGATGGAAAATATACAGCTCCTATATATGAAGATAGTAATAGATGTGCAGAATTCATCAAAACAAACATGGAACAAGCTGGGATACAGATAAATGGAATTGTTCAAAGAGGAGATTTGACTGGATTTAACTGGTCAAAAGTGCCAGCTGTATTAGTAGAGATGGGATTTATGAGCAACTATAATGAAGACCAAATGATGTCAAATCCAGAATATCAAAGAAAAATGATGCAATGTGTAGCAGATGGATTAGATGAATATTTTAAATAA
- a CDS encoding peptidase S55 — MQFKNFYFKDKSLSKRNNLAKSKFTIVLTFLFLLYFFSNNLIYAQNLQKSEPQYLIPIGNVLQIDAELKNIIVRSPGEASPFRLGDAIIKVNNIEVDGYSDFANTLNALPEEKPVSILLNRGGQLLTMKTTKHILEKISFNNLLSGFATLTYINPETSEFGAVGHPISVGNSRKIPIKSGSISTTKHLDIEKSYRGSVGCINAKRENIIGSFTENTDFGIRGQINNFDISSLKKYKVASLNEVKLGKAQIILQNNSNECKKYNIEIIDIENQNHPESKSFKIKITDKNLLAQTGGIVQGMSGTPIVQDDKIIGAVSHAIENDPAVGYGVFIKWML, encoded by the coding sequence ATGCAATTTAAAAATTTTTATTTTAAAGATAAATCTTTAAGTAAAAGAAACAACTTAGCTAAGTCAAAATTTACAATTGTTTTAACATTTTTATTTTTATTATATTTTTTCTCAAATAATTTAATTTATGCACAAAATTTACAAAAAAGTGAACCTCAATATTTAATACCTATAGGAAATGTTCTTCAAATTGATGCAGAACTAAAAAATATCATCGTTAGAAGTCCTGGTGAAGCATCTCCATTTAGATTAGGTGATGCTATAATCAAAGTAAATAATATAGAAGTTGATGGATATAGTGATTTTGCTAATACACTAAATGCTTTACCAGAAGAAAAACCAGTGTCTATTTTATTAAATAGAGGTGGTCAACTTTTAACAATGAAAACAACTAAACACATATTAGAAAAAATTAGTTTTAATAACTTACTTTCTGGATTTGCTACTTTGACTTATATCAATCCAGAAACCTCAGAATTTGGTGCCGTAGGTCACCCAATAAGTGTTGGTAATTCAAGAAAAATACCTATAAAATCAGGTTCAATTTCTACAACTAAGCACCTCGACATAGAAAAATCCTATCGAGGTAGTGTTGGATGTATAAATGCAAAAAGAGAAAATATTATTGGTAGTTTTACAGAAAACACTGATTTTGGAATAAGAGGTCAAATTAATAACTTTGATATTTCTAGCTTAAAAAAATATAAGGTAGCTTCACTAAATGAAGTTAAGCTGGGAAAAGCTCAAATAATTTTACAAAACAACTCTAATGAATGTAAAAAATATAATATTGAAATTATAGATATAGAAAACCAAAACCATCCTGAGAGTAAAAGTTTTAAAATTAAAATCACTGACAAAAACCTTTTAGCTCAAACTGGTGGTATTGTACAAGGTATGAGTGGTACTCCAATAGTACAAGATGATAAAATAATAGGAGCAGTTTCTCATGCCATTGAAAATGACCCAGCTGTAGGTTATGGTGTATTTATTAAATGGATGCTTTAG
- the yunB gene encoding sporulation protein YunB yields the protein MNRIVDRKKKNEFRKIVAIFLLILFLSVFIGSFIYIDKSLRPTITVLAETKALELANRSINKAVAEMVEGKINYEDLMDIQLDNNGKITMIQANTIMMNEIASAIALEIQDELKKGKTADSYIPIGTALGSPILAKYGPKLEVSIEPIGTVSVNFKTEFESSGINQTRHRIYLEAQTQVKVVIPLITSTKQIKAQIPICETIIVGDVPESYVNIPEKNLGNVLPNTGKNANK from the coding sequence TTGAATAGGATAGTAGATAGAAAAAAGAAAAATGAATTTAGAAAAATTGTAGCTATTTTCTTGTTAATTCTTTTCTTGTCTGTATTTATAGGCAGTTTCATATATATAGATAAAAGTTTAAGACCAACAATTACAGTTTTAGCAGAAACAAAAGCTCTTGAATTGGCAAACAGGTCTATAAATAAAGCTGTTGCTGAAATGGTAGAAGGGAAAATAAATTATGAAGATTTAATGGATATACAGCTTGATAATAACGGAAAAATAACTATGATACAAGCAAATACTATTATGATGAATGAAATTGCATCTGCAATAGCTTTAGAAATACAAGATGAATTAAAAAAAGGTAAAACAGCAGATTCTTACATACCTATAGGAACAGCATTAGGAAGTCCTATATTAGCTAAATACGGCCCTAAACTTGAAGTATCTATTGAACCTATAGGAACAGTATCAGTAAACTTTAAAACGGAATTTGAGTCTTCAGGCATAAATCAAACAAGACATAGGATATATTTAGAAGCTCAAACTCAAGTGAAAGTAGTAATCCCACTTATAACTTCAACAAAACAAATTAAAGCTCAGATACCTATCTGTGAGACTATAATAGTAGGTGATGTTCCAGAAAGTTATGTAAATATACCTGAAAAGAACCTTGGCAATGTTTTACCTAACACTGGAAAAAATGCTAACAAGTAA
- a CDS encoding transglycosylase domain-containing protein, whose translation MNNDNDKNGNKIRRKKVSSSSSSNKPVNRNSANKTHSTKSKKKSKKSDKFKKLRVFGIVFLVLLVVGAAGTAGLVFASLRDVSPVTEAVLDKQTNQTTTIKYANGKTLSTAPSVNKKTPVPLDKISTHLQHAVIAIEDERFYEHKGVDIKGLFRSVLKTLTGTKQGGSTIPMQVSKMLLTTEQQTLPRKIKDIYYAYEMSKTVSKDKILETYLNNFFVGKGLAGAEAGARGYFDKSASDLTIAESALLAGSTKNPSRFSAYKTSKLDGNETKSDLENKLLFFVNTTDDDLDDPTQVDFDMIEKLKTWELISSDTYRQLKAGTLVVRKAINNPEAKKRQEIVLKKMLDLGYIKQKEYDEAINAKIEIKLPKSADKVSSSVEDLIESEVINALMEQGHTNDEAQNLFYNGGLIVNTTIDPKMQDALEEEFDKNSNFPGHMVGPDGVSQPQSAMVILDYKNGEIRALAGGRNISGRKTLNRATSPHQPGSSIKPLAIYTPAIDTLKITQSTALNDVRGGYKFEENTKWNPRTTTSGHGSMSLRKALAKSSNTIAVKTAEMLGDSYDECIDIMMDYLKNFGITTVKNSQTGATDRQFPALTLGGMASGITPLQMAAAYGTLANQGVYVEPSIYTTITTFDGQLLVKNAPEEHKVVDPEVAYVVTDMLESVITEGTGGIASLPKGMPVAGKTGTTNSAYDAWFVGYTPYYVGATYIGDDAGRKDDAGNTIKRRDVPHGSTSTAKLWQKIMAKIHANLTVTEFEVPKNVYFTKINLEDGGKQSSGSKAAFIEGTAPSRVSSQPSPEDTKKPDNNQQEEENNNNNNNSGNNGGGSTPPDNGGNSGGTTTPPDNGGNSGGTTNPPDNGGNSGGTTNPPDNGGNSGGTVTPPDGGGNTTP comes from the coding sequence ATGAATAACGATAATGATAAAAATGGAAATAAAATAAGAAGAAAAAAGGTTAGTTCATCTAGTAGCTCAAATAAACCAGTTAATAGAAATTCAGCTAACAAAACTCATTCAACTAAAAGCAAGAAGAAATCTAAGAAAAGCGATAAATTTAAAAAACTAAGAGTATTTGGTATAGTATTTTTAGTTTTATTAGTTGTTGGTGCAGCAGGTACTGCTGGATTAGTATTTGCATCATTAAGAGATGTCTCTCCAGTTACAGAAGCTGTTTTAGACAAGCAAACAAACCAGACAACTACAATTAAATACGCTAATGGAAAAACATTATCTACTGCTCCAAGTGTAAATAAAAAGACACCCGTTCCATTAGATAAAATTTCAACTCATCTTCAACATGCAGTAATTGCAATAGAAGATGAACGTTTTTATGAACACAAGGGTGTTGACATTAAAGGTTTATTTAGATCAGTATTAAAAACTCTTACTGGTACTAAGCAAGGTGGTAGTACTATTCCTATGCAGGTATCTAAGATGTTATTGACTACTGAGCAACAAACTCTACCTCGTAAAATAAAAGATATTTATTATGCATATGAGATGAGTAAGACAGTAAGTAAAGACAAAATACTAGAAACTTATTTAAATAACTTCTTCGTTGGAAAGGGTCTTGCAGGAGCTGAGGCTGGCGCACGTGGTTATTTTGATAAGTCTGCATCTGACCTTACTATAGCTGAGTCAGCACTTCTTGCTGGTTCAACTAAAAATCCATCTAGGTTTTCAGCTTACAAAACTTCTAAATTAGATGGAAATGAAACTAAGAGTGACTTAGAGAATAAGTTGTTATTTTTTGTTAATACAACTGATGATGATTTAGATGACCCAACTCAAGTAGACTTTGATATGATTGAGAAATTAAAAACTTGGGAACTTATATCTAGTGATACTTATAGACAGCTAAAAGCAGGTACATTAGTTGTTAGAAAAGCTATAAACAACCCTGAAGCTAAGAAAAGACAAGAAATTGTTCTAAAGAAAATGTTAGACCTAGGATATATAAAACAAAAAGAATATGATGAAGCAATTAATGCTAAGATAGAAATAAAATTACCTAAATCAGCAGATAAAGTTTCTTCATCTGTAGAAGACCTTATTGAAAGTGAAGTTATAAATGCCCTAATGGAACAAGGACATACAAATGATGAAGCTCAAAACTTATTCTACAATGGTGGTCTAATTGTAAATACAACTATAGACCCTAAAATGCAGGATGCTTTGGAAGAAGAATTTGATAAAAATAGCAATTTCCCAGGACATATGGTTGGACCTGATGGAGTTAGCCAGCCACAGTCTGCAATGGTAATTTTAGATTACAAAAATGGTGAAATAAGAGCACTAGCTGGAGGCCGAAACATAAGTGGCAGAAAAACTTTAAATCGTGCTACTAGCCCTCATCAGCCAGGTTCTTCTATAAAACCTCTAGCAATTTATACACCAGCTATTGATACTTTAAAGATTACACAATCAACTGCTCTAAATGATGTTAGAGGAGGATATAAATTTGAAGAAAACACTAAATGGAATCCAAGAACTACCACTAGTGGTCATGGCTCTATGAGTTTACGTAAAGCTCTTGCTAAATCTTCAAATACAATAGCAGTTAAAACTGCTGAGATGCTTGGAGATTCTTATGATGAATGTATAGATATAATGATGGACTACTTAAAGAACTTTGGTATAACAACTGTTAAAAATAGCCAAACAGGAGCAACTGATAGACAGTTCCCAGCATTAACACTTGGTGGTATGGCAAGTGGTATTACTCCACTTCAGATGGCTGCTGCTTATGGTACATTAGCAAATCAAGGAGTTTATGTAGAACCATCTATTTACACTACTATAACTACTTTTGATGGGCAATTATTAGTTAAAAACGCTCCTGAAGAGCATAAAGTTGTAGACCCAGAAGTAGCTTATGTTGTTACAGATATGTTAGAAAGTGTAATTACTGAAGGTACAGGTGGTATTGCATCACTTCCTAAAGGAATGCCTGTTGCAGGTAAAACAGGTACTACAAATAGCGCATATGATGCTTGGTTTGTTGGTTATACACCTTATTATGTAGGAGCAACATACATTGGAGATGATGCTGGTAGAAAAGATGATGCTGGTAACACTATAAAACGTAGAGATGTTCCACATGGAAGTACTAGTACAGCAAAACTTTGGCAAAAAATCATGGCAAAAATACATGCAAATTTAACAGTTACTGAATTTGAAGTTCCTAAAAATGTATATTTTACAAAAATTAATTTAGAAGATGGAGGAAAGCAATCTTCTGGCTCTAAAGCAGCATTTATTGAAGGTACTGCTCCTTCTAGAGTAAGTTCTCAGCCATCTCCTGAAGATACAAAGAAACCAGATAATAATCAACAAGAAGAAGAAAACAATAATAACAACAATAATTCAGGTAATAATGGTGGTGGCTCTACTCCTCCTGATAACGGTGGAAATAGTGGTGGTACTACTACTCCTCCTGACAATGGTGGAAACAGTGGCGGTACTACTAACCCTCCTGACAATGGTGGAAACAGTGGTGGTACTACTAACCCTCCTGACAATGGTGGAAACAGTGGTGGTACTGTCACCCCTCCTGATGGTGGTGGAAATACAACACCATAG
- a CDS encoding DUF1177 domain-containing protein, with translation MILKQVLEVYDILDKSTASGEEVKTYLQSYGGENIIVKKLSSSKGSTDLVKLTIAGKNGKLNGGNAPTLGILGRLGGIGARPDVIGFVSDGDGALVAISVAAKLLDMQRKGDVLEGDIIISTHICPDAPTKEHYPTPFMDSPIDMTTMNENEVDSSCDAILSIDTTKGNRIINTRGFAISPTVKEGYILKTSDNLLDIIQTVTGKSPFVFPLSIQDITPYGNDLYHLNSILQPAVATNSPVVGVAITTEMPVAGCATGATHFSDLESAGRFAIEVGKLFGVNKCDFYDKEEWDILIKRYGKLNAFQTFGIQ, from the coding sequence ATGATATTAAAACAAGTATTAGAGGTTTATGACATTTTAGACAAATCAACTGCAAGTGGAGAAGAAGTGAAGACATACTTACAAAGCTATGGTGGAGAAAATATAATAGTAAAAAAGCTATCATCAAGTAAAGGTTCTACAGACTTAGTTAAGCTTACAATTGCTGGTAAGAATGGTAAATTAAACGGAGGAAATGCCCCTACTCTAGGTATTTTAGGCAGACTTGGAGGTATTGGAGCAAGACCAGATGTAATAGGTTTTGTTTCAGATGGTGATGGAGCATTAGTAGCAATTTCAGTAGCAGCGAAACTTTTAGATATGCAACGAAAAGGAGATGTGCTAGAAGGAGATATTATAATTTCTACTCATATTTGTCCAGATGCTCCAACTAAAGAGCATTATCCTACACCTTTTATGGATTCACCAATAGATATGACAACTATGAATGAAAATGAAGTTGACAGTAGTTGTGATGCAATACTTTCAATCGATACTACTAAAGGTAATAGAATAATCAATACTAGAGGATTTGCAATATCGCCAACTGTCAAAGAAGGGTACATATTGAAAACTAGTGATAATCTTTTAGATATTATACAGACTGTAACTGGAAAATCTCCATTTGTATTTCCTTTATCTATTCAAGATATAACACCATATGGAAATGACCTGTATCACTTGAATAGTATTTTACAGCCAGCAGTTGCTACAAATTCTCCAGTAGTTGGAGTAGCAATTACTACAGAAATGCCTGTTGCTGGATGTGCTACAGGTGCAACTCATTTTAGTGATTTAGAGTCAGCTGGTAGATTTGCAATTGAAGTTGGCAAATTATTTGGTGTAAATAAGTGTGATTTTTATGATAAGGAAGAATGGGATATACTTATCAAAAGATATGGGAAATTAAACGCATTCCAAACTTTTGGTATACAATAA
- a CDS encoding M20 family metallopeptidase — translation MKELKLKIKEDIKLLSDEKKASFEKVSKSLFENPELAFEEFKSQKALCNLLEENGFDVTKGVGGLETSFEAVYSNGTGGKTVAFLAEYDALPGMGHACGHNIIGTSSVGAGIILKEVIKKYDIEGTVKVFGTPAEERVGGKITMIREGVFKDVDAALILHPCDASIPDDISFAQVNLKFDFSGKASHAAAYPWEGRSALSGVIALFNSVNSMRLHLKDYARVHGIITDGGSIHNIIPEKSIAIFNVRALSIEYLNEICDMLKDCAKGAAISTGTSVEVIQLDEIYKEIKNDSRLVNIVRENFEVLGEDYIERDLTQGIGSTDTGNLTHEIPAIQAYIKLKENTATHTEEFAVAAGGEEGKIALIKAIKVLAMCGVDVLYSK, via the coding sequence ATGAAAGAATTAAAATTAAAAATCAAAGAAGATATAAAGCTGTTATCTGATGAGAAAAAAGCATCATTTGAAAAGGTATCCAAATCTTTATTTGAAAATCCAGAATTAGCATTTGAAGAATTTAAATCACAAAAAGCATTATGTAATTTATTAGAAGAAAATGGATTTGATGTGACAAAGGGGGTAGGAGGATTAGAAACATCTTTTGAGGCAGTCTACTCAAATGGAACTGGTGGAAAGACAGTAGCTTTTCTAGCTGAATATGATGCACTTCCAGGTATGGGACATGCTTGTGGACATAATATAATAGGTACAAGTTCTGTTGGAGCGGGTATTATTTTAAAAGAAGTTATAAAAAAATATGATATAGAAGGAACTGTAAAAGTATTTGGAACACCTGCAGAAGAAAGAGTAGGTGGAAAAATAACTATGATTAGAGAAGGGGTATTTAAAGATGTAGATGCTGCATTAATTTTACATCCATGTGATGCTTCAATACCTGATGATATATCATTTGCTCAAGTTAACTTAAAATTTGATTTTAGTGGAAAAGCTTCTCATGCTGCTGCTTATCCTTGGGAAGGAAGAAGTGCATTAAGTGGAGTAATAGCATTATTCAATAGTGTAAATAGCATGAGATTACATCTTAAAGATTATGCAAGAGTACATGGAATTATAACTGATGGAGGTAGTATACATAACATAATTCCTGAAAAATCTATAGCTATATTTAATGTAAGAGCATTAAGTATAGAATACCTAAATGAAATTTGTGATATGCTTAAAGATTGTGCTAAGGGAGCTGCAATTTCTACAGGAACTAGTGTAGAAGTAATTCAATTAGATGAAATATATAAAGAGATAAAAAATGATTCAAGATTGGTAAATATAGTTAGAGAAAATTTTGAAGTATTGGGTGAAGATTATATTGAAAGAGATTTAACTCAAGGTATTGGTTCAACTGATACTGGAAATTTAACTCATGAAATACCTGCAATACAAGCATATATAAAATTAAAAGAAAACACTGCAACTCATACAGAAGAATTTGCTGTAGCTGCTGGTGGCGAAGAAGGAAAAATAGCACTTATAAAAGCAATTAAAGTACTAGCAATGTGTGGTGTAGATGTTTTGTACAGTAAATAA
- a CDS encoding DUF3100 domain-containing protein, translating into MKMKGIKNALIAACIITVLAELIGPISFKVMGINITLLSILWAIFIGMAVSPHLLGRVIPALKKFIGDNEINVSPYLLSLTLYPLGIMFGINAGPKVGILLQAGPALLLQEFGHMGTMLIALPVGVALGLGRSALGGTFSLCRDTALGIIGDKYGLNSPEGIGTLGTYISGSIFGTLLFSFLAPLGVLIGFHPYALAMASGMGSGSMMGAATASLMNTVPNMSEQILAYSATSGLITAVTGIYIELFLSLPVANYYYSKVAPIIEKFRSRKKRKTRDVL; encoded by the coding sequence ATAAAAATGAAAGGAATTAAAAATGCTCTGATAGCAGCCTGTATAATTACAGTATTGGCTGAATTAATTGGGCCTATTTCATTTAAAGTTATGGGTATTAATATAACTTTACTTAGTATACTATGGGCTATCTTTATAGGTATGGCTGTTTCCCCTCATTTGTTAGGAAGGGTTATACCAGCTTTAAAAAAGTTTATAGGAGATAATGAAATAAATGTATCTCCATATCTTTTATCTTTAACTCTATATCCATTAGGAATAATGTTTGGAATTAACGCAGGTCCTAAAGTTGGTATATTACTTCAAGCAGGACCAGCACTTTTATTACAAGAGTTTGGTCATATGGGTACAATGTTGATAGCATTACCTGTTGGAGTAGCACTAGGTCTTGGAAGAAGTGCATTAGGAGGGACTTTTTCATTATGTCGTGACACAGCACTAGGAATTATTGGGGATAAGTATGGATTAAATTCACCAGAAGGTATAGGAACATTGGGAACTTATATAAGTGGTAGTATCTTTGGAACATTATTATTTTCATTTTTGGCACCACTGGGTGTTCTTATAGGCTTTCATCCATATGCTTTAGCAATGGCATCAGGAATGGGAAGTGGTTCTATGATGGGGGCTGCAACAGCATCATTGATGAATACTGTCCCAAATATGTCTGAACAGATTTTAGCTTATTCAGCTACCAGTGGATTGATTACAGCCGTTACTGGAATATACATAGAATTATTTTTATCATTACCAGTTGCTAATTATTATTATAGTAAAGTGGCTCCGATTATTGAGAAGTTTAGAAGTAGAAAAAAAAGAAAAACAAGAGATGTCTTATAA
- a CDS encoding LysR family transcriptional regulator, translating to MDLLQLKYFQVVACTENMTNAAKQLHVTQSALSKSIALLEMDLGVKLFDRKGKSIKLNYCGNIFLKRVDSILNLLDTSTKEIKDLACSEFDQIKLIVLTASGLILDVLSEFKKLHPNISFKLMQHIPKSTFDYDFDICITSYCFEFKSSNYEVLTSEEIFIGVPYSNPLSELNSVYFKDVQDENFICLDEGTNFRKITDRFCNYADFEPNVGFECDSPSTVYNLIKEGHGVGFIPEKSWCIDYESSIKLLPINDIRCEQFIELYWTDNKFLNKSTRMFIDFIKNYLNETT from the coding sequence ATGGATTTATTACAATTAAAATATTTTCAAGTTGTAGCTTGTACTGAAAATATGACTAATGCTGCTAAGCAATTACATGTAACACAGTCAGCACTTAGCAAAAGTATAGCTCTACTTGAAATGGATTTAGGTGTAAAATTATTTGACAGGAAAGGAAAATCTATTAAATTAAACTATTGTGGAAATATTTTTCTTAAAAGAGTTGATTCTATACTTAATTTATTAGATACATCAACTAAAGAAATAAAAGATTTAGCTTGTAGTGAATTTGACCAAATCAAATTAATCGTACTTACTGCATCAGGGTTAATTTTAGATGTACTTAGTGAATTTAAAAAATTACATCCAAATATTTCATTCAAATTAATGCAACATATTCCAAAATCAACATTTGACTACGATTTTGATATATGTATTACTTCATATTGCTTTGAATTTAAGTCATCAAATTATGAAGTATTAACTAGTGAAGAAATATTTATAGGTGTACCTTACAGCAATCCACTATCAGAGCTTAATAGTGTGTATTTTAAAGATGTACAAGATGAGAATTTTATATGTTTAGATGAAGGTACAAATTTCAGAAAAATTACAGATAGATTTTGTAACTATGCTGACTTTGAACCTAATGTAGGTTTTGAATGTGATTCTCCTTCAACCGTTTATAATTTGATAAAAGAAGGTCATGGAGTTGGATTTATTCCTGAAAAATCATGGTGTATAGATTATGAATCTTCTATTAAACTATTACCTATTAATGATATAAGATGTGAGCAATTTATTGAGCTATATTGGACAGATAATAAATTTTTAAACAAGTCAACAAGAATGTTTATTGATTTTATAAAAAACTATCTTAATGAAACTACTTAA
- a CDS encoding LacI family DNA-binding transcriptional regulator, whose protein sequence is MVTIKDIARNLGISYSTVSRCLNNNPNVSEKTKKKVVEEANRLGFHFNVNARNLAKKETNRIGVIFSNNFNHQDTRKFFSDIMDSSINSIETNKYDFIIQPNNNISGDSNVYKMVNGQMVDGLVIVSQSIKKEEYEFLKDNNFPHVFIYFKPSFVGEVDNFFWDDNVYGGYIATKHLIDHGHKNIITITSEDKSSKMHEDRTKGYLNAMEEANLKTDVIESKMDFESQVELLRNHIDKIKKASAIFVQQDVPAISIIQELKTTYGINVPEDLSVIGYNNIELISYFRSHLSTIDDPREQVIKNGVDSLVNTINKKSTEHIPRKLYPRLIIRNSVNRIKD, encoded by the coding sequence ATGGTAACTATTAAAGATATTGCAAGGAACCTAGGCATTAGCTATTCAACTGTTTCTAGGTGCTTAAACAATAATCCTAATGTATCTGAAAAAACAAAAAAGAAGGTAGTGGAAGAGGCTAACAGGCTAGGGTTTCATTTTAATGTAAATGCGAGAAATCTAGCAAAAAAAGAAACAAATAGAATAGGGGTAATCTTTTCAAATAATTTTAATCATCAAGACACTAGAAAATTTTTCAGTGATATAATGGACAGTTCTATAAATTCTATTGAGACTAATAAGTACGACTTTATAATACAGCCCAATAACAACATTAGTGGTGATAGTAATGTCTATAAAATGGTTAATGGACAAATGGTTGATGGATTAGTAATAGTGTCTCAATCAATAAAAAAAGAAGAGTATGAGTTTTTAAAAGACAATAATTTTCCACACGTATTCATATATTTTAAGCCATCTTTTGTAGGAGAGGTAGATAACTTCTTTTGGGACGATAACGTATATGGAGGCTATATAGCTACTAAACATTTAATCGACCATGGTCATAAAAATATAATAACAATAACTTCAGAAGATAAGAGTTCAAAAATGCATGAAGATAGAACAAAAGGGTATTTAAATGCTATGGAAGAAGCTAATTTAAAGACAGATGTAATTGAATCTAAAATGGATTTTGAATCTCAAGTTGAACTATTAAGAAATCATATTGATAAAATAAAAAAGGCTTCAGCTATATTTGTGCAACAAGATGTACCAGCTATTTCTATAATACAAGAATTAAAAACTACTTATGGTATAAATGTACCAGAAGACTTATCTGTAATAGGATATAATAATATTGAATTAATATCTTACTTTAGGTCACACTTATCGACAATAGATGACCCAAGAGAGCAAGTTATAAAAAATGGAGTAGATAGTTTAGTAAATACAATAAATAAAAAGAGCACAGAACATATCCCAAGAAAACTTTATCCAAGACTAATTATAAGAAACAGCGTTAATAGAATAAAAGACTAA
- the spoVAE gene encoding stage V sporulation protein AE produces MLMEYVRVFIVGGIICLIAQVMMDYFKMQTPYVMVTYVTTGVVLTFLGLYEPLVKFAAAGATVPIIGFGYSLAKGVIKSIQSDGFLGIFLGGTTATAGGIAAAIFFGYIMSVVFTPKAKP; encoded by the coding sequence ATGTTAATGGAATACGTAAGAGTATTTATTGTAGGTGGAATTATATGTTTAATAGCTCAAGTAATGATGGACTACTTTAAAATGCAAACTCCATATGTTATGGTGACATATGTAACAACTGGTGTAGTTTTAACTTTTCTAGGACTTTATGAACCATTAGTTAAGTTTGCAGCAGCAGGTGCAACAGTTCCTATAATAGGATTTGGATATTCACTTGCCAAAGGAGTAATAAAATCAATACAAAGTGATGGATTTTTAGGTATTTTCCTAGGTGGAACAACTGCTACAGCTGGTGGGATAGCCGCAGCTATATTTTTTGGATATATTATGTCGGTAGTATTTACACCAAAAGCAAAACCATAA